From Candidatus Methylomirabilota bacterium:
CGAGCACGGGCGCGAGGCGGCCAAGCGGCACGTCCTCGAGCGCCTCGGGGTCATCGCATGCGCCTAGGCTCGGTGGCGCTCGTCGGGGCCGGCCCGGGCGATCCCGGCCTCATCACGGTCCGCGGCCTCGAGCTCCTGCGGCGCGCCGACGTCGTCGTCTACGACCGGCTGGTCCACCCGCGGCTGCTCGACGAGGCGCCGCGCGCGCGGCGGATCTTCGCGGGCAAGGCCGCCGGGCGGCACGCGCTGGCCCAGGAGCGGATCAATGCCCTCCTCGTGACGCACGCGCGGCGCGGCCGGCGGGTCGTCCGGCTCAAGGGCGGCGACCCCTTCGTCTTCGGCCGCGGCGGCGAGGAGGCGCTGGCGCTGGCGCGCGCGGGCGTCCCGTTCGAGGTCGTGCCGGGTGTCACGTCGGCCGTCGCCGCGCCCGCCGCGGCGGGGATCCCGCTCACGCACCGCGGCCTCGCCGCGTCGTTCACCGTCGTCACGGGCCACGAGGAGGCGTGCCGGCGCGAGTCGAGCGTGGACTGGGCGCGGCTCGCGGGCGCGGCGGACACGCTCGTGGTGCTCATGGGCGTCGGCGCGCTTCCCCGCATCACCCGCGCGCTCGTCGCCCACGGGCGCTCGCCCGCGACCCCCGTCGCCCTCGTGCGCTGGGGCACGACCGACCTCCAGGAGACGCTCGTCGGTCGTCTCGACGACATCGCCGCGCGCGCCGCGCGGGCGCGGCTCGAGCCCCCGGTCGTCGCCGTGATCGGCGACGTCGTCGCCCTCCGCGAGCGTCTCGCCTGGTTTCCTGAGCAGCCGCTCCCCGTGTCCGCGGGAGCCGCCCGATGAGCGTCCGTCTCTCCGCGCCCATCGGCATCCTCGACGAGCACCCCGAGTGGTCGGCGCGGCTCTGCGCCGAGCTCGAGCACCGGCGCCTGCCGTTCGAGAAGATCGACCACTCGAACCACGCCTTCGACCCGCGCGACCGGACGCCGCGCTACTCGGTGATCGTGAACCGGACGAGCCCGTCGTCCCACCGGCGCGGCCACGCGAGCGTGCTCTTCTACGCCGAGCCGCTGCTCGCCCGCTGGGAGGCGCTCGGCGTCCCGGTGATCAACCCGGTCGCGGCCTGGCGCTTCGAGAAGTCGAAGGCGCTCCAGGTCGGGCTGTTCGAGCGCCTCGGCGCGCGCTACCCGCGGACGCTCGTCGTGAACCACCGGGACCAGCTGCTGAAGGCGGGCGAGGGCTTCCGCTTCCCCGCGCTCGTCAAGCCGAACGTCGGAGGCTCGGGGGCGTTGATCGAGCGCTTCGAGTCCCGCGCCGAGCTCGAGGCGCGCGCCCCGGCGCTTGACTTCGGCCCCGACGGCGTGGCATTGCTGCAAGAGTACGTCGAGCCGGCGGACGGGGCGATCGTGCGGGTGGAGGTGCTCGACGGCGCGTATCTCTACGCGATCCGCATCGTGCGGACCGGCGCCGAGTTCAACCTGTGCCCCGCGGACATCTGCCAGACGCCCGCGCCGCCGACGAGCGCGGCCCCGGGCGCGTGCCCGGTGGACGCGAGGCCCGGGCTCAGCGTGACGCGCTACGAGGCGCCGCGCGAGGTGGTCGAACAGGTGCTGGCGCTCGCGCGCGCCGCGTCCATCGACGTCGGCGGCGTGGAGTACCTCGTCGGCCGCGACGACGGCCGCGTCTACTTCTACGACGTCAACGCGACGTCGAACTTCGTCGCGAATGCGCCCGCGGTGCTGGGCTTCGACCCGACGCCGCGCTTCGTCGATTATGTGATCAAGGTGGCAACCCGAAAAGGAGACGACCGATGAGCCTGAGACTCGGAGACACCGCACCCGACTTCACCGCCGACAGCACGGAGGGACAGATCAGCTTCCACCGGTGGATCGGCGACAGCTGGGCCATCCTCTTCTCGCACCCGCGCGACTTCACGCCGGTCTGCACGACCGAGCTGGGGTACGTGGCGCGACTGAAGCCGGAGTTCGACCGGCGGCACGTGAAGCCGATCGGCCTCTCGATCGACCCCCTCGACTCGCACAAGGGCTGGGCGGCCGACATCAAGGAGACGCAGGGCCACGCGCCGAACTTCCCGATCATCGCCGACCCCGAGCGCAAGGTGGCCAACCTGTACGGCATGATCCATCCCGCGCACGACGAGGTCTACACGGTCCGCACGGTGTTCGTCATCGATCCGAAGAAGAAGGTCCGGCTGATGATCACCTATCCGCAGACCGCGGGACGCAACTTCGACGAGATCCTGCGCGTGATCGACTCGCTCCAGCTCACGGACGCCCACAAGGTCGCGACGCCCGTCAACTGGAAGCAGGGCGAGGACGTCATCATCGTCCCCGCGGTCACGGACGAGGAGGCGAAGAAGCAGTTCCCGAAGGGCTGGCGCGCGCTCAAGCCCTATCTGCGCCTGACGCCACAGCCGAAATAGCCGCGGCTCCCGGCGTGAGCCGGTCCGGCCTTCCGTCCGACGGAATGGGGTAAACTTGCCCAAACCAGCTCGGAGGAAGGGCCCATGAGCGAGTTTCGCCACGTCTACCGGACCGAGCTCACCCCGGTGAGCTTTCTCGCGCGCAGCGCGTACGTCTTCCCGCAGAAGACCGCGGTCGTCCACGGGACCCGGCGGTACACCTATGCGCAGCTCGCGGAGCGGGCGAACCGCCTCGCCGCCGGGCTCCGGCGCGCGGGACTCCAGAAGCACGACCGCGTGGCGTTCCTCTGCCCCAACATCCCCGCGATGCTCGAGGCGCACTTCGGCGTGCCCGCCGCGGGCGGCGTCCTCGTCGCGATCAACATCCGGCTGAACTCGGACGAGATCGCGTACATCCTGACGCACTCGGGCTCGCGGTTCCTGTTCGTGGACGCCGAGTTCGAGCCCGTGGTGAAGCCGATCGACCTCACGGGGATCACGGTCGTCCGCGTGGACGACACGGGCTCGGCGGGCGACCCGTACGAGGACTTTCTCGCGGCGGGCTCGCCCGCGCCGGTGGAGAGCTGGCTCGAGGACGAGGACGAGATGCTCGCCATCAACTACACGTCGGGCACGACGGGCCGGCCCAAGGGCGTGATGTACTCGCACCGCGGCGCGTGGATCAACGCGCTCGGCGAGGTGGTCGAGACGGCGATGGGCTTCGACACCCGGTACCTCTGGACGCTCCCGATGTTCCACTGCAACGGCTGGTGCTTCACCTGGGGCGTCACGGCGGTCGGCGGCACGCACGTGTGCCTCCGGAAGGTGGAGCCGGGCCGCGTCTGGGACATGATCGACGCGGAGGGCGTCACCCACTACAACGGCGCGCCCACCGTGCACATCGGCGTCATCAACGACCCGAAGGCCCACACGCTCGCGCACCCGGTCACCGTGACCGTCGCCGGCGCGCCGCCGTCGCCGACGCTCCTCGGCAAGCTCAAGGAGCTCGGCTTCCGGCCCGTCCACGTCTACGGCCTCACCGAGACCTACGGTCCGCACACGGTGTGCGCCTGGCACGACGAGTGGAACGCGCTGCCGGTCGATGACCAGGCGCGCCTCGCCGCCCGCCAGGGGCAGGGCTACGCGCTCTTCGACCTCGTCCGCGTCGTGGACGGCGCCATGAACGACGTCCCGAAGGACGCGCAGACGCTCGGCGAGGTGATCATGCGCGGCAACAACGCCATGCTGGGCTACTTCGAACAGCGCGACGCGACGGCCGAGGCGTTCCGCGGCGGCTGGTTCCACTCGGGCGACATCGCGGTCTGGCACCCCGACGGCTACATCGAGCTGCGCGACCGGAAGAAGGACATCATCATCTCGGGCGGCGAGAACATCTCGACGATCGAGGTCGAGCAGACCGTGGCCAAGCATCCGGCCGTGCTCGAGTGCGCGGTCGTCGCGATCCCCGACGAGAAGTGGGGCGAGCGCCCGAAGGCGTTCGTCACGCTCAAGCCGGGGCAGAAGGCGACGGAGCAGGAAGTCATCGAGTTCTGCCGACACCACATTGCCCACTTCAAGTGCCCGGCGGCCGTCGAGTTCGGCGACCTCCCGAAGACCTCGACGGGCAAGGTGCAGAAGTTCGTGCTGCGCGAGAAGGAGTGGAAGGGGAAGGAGAAGCGGATCAACTAGTGCCGCGCCTCTCGGTCCTCGACCAGTCGCCGGTGCGGAGCGGGGGCACCGCCGCCGACGCGCTCCACGAGACGCTCGAGCTCGCGCAGGCCTGCGACCGCTGGGGCTACCATCGGTACTGGCTCGCCGAGCACCACTCGACACCCGGGCTCGCGGGCTCGAGCCCCGAGGTGCTGATCGGCCAGGTCGCCGCCCGCACCGCGCGCATCCGCGTCGGCGCGGGCGGGATCATGCTCCAGCACTACAGCCCGCTGAAGGTGGCCGAGTGCTTCCGCGTGCTGGAGACGCTCTTCCCCGGGCGCATCGACCTCGGGATCGGCCGCGCGCCGGGCGCCGACGCGCTCACGGCGCGCGCGCTCCGCGACGACGCGAGCCTCGAGCGCTTCCCCGCCGAGGTCGCCGACGTCGTCGGCTTCCTGCGCGGGAGCCTGCCCCCCGAGCACCCCTACGCGAGGGTGATTGCGATGCCGAGCGGGCCTGGGACGCCGGAGATCTGGCTCCTCGGCTCGAGCGACCAGAGCGCGATGGTGGCGGCGCACCTCGGCCTCGGGTTCTCGTTCGCGCACTTCATCAACGACGAGGGGGGCGTCGACGTCACCCGCGCCTACGCGCGGGACTTCCGGCCGTCCGAGCTCCTGCCCGCACCGCGGGCGTCCGTCGCGGTGTTCACGGTCTGCGCCGACACCGAGGCCGAGGCGCTGCGCCTGGCGAAGAGCCGCGACCTCTTCATCGCGCGCCTCTACACCGGCCGGCGCGGCCGCTACCCGTCGGTCGAAGAGGCGGAGAGCCATCCATACACGGCGCACGAGCGGGCGATCGTCGAGCACGCGCGGCGGCGCACCATCGCGGGCGCGCCCGAGCAGGTGCGCGACCGGCTCCTGGCGCTCGCGTCCGCGTACGGCGTGGACGAGCTGGTCGTCGTCACGATCACCCACGACGGGAAGGCGCGCCTCCGCTCGTACGAGCTGCTCGCGCAGGTCTTCGGCCTGGCGGAGCCGCCGCCGCCCGCCTGACGCGTCGCATCGAGCGACGTTCTTGTCTCGGTCGTGGAAGTCTGCGACACTCCCGGCACCTCACGGGGGAGGTCACCATGGCCGGACGCCGCTGTCTCGCCGCCGTCGCCGCCGCCGCCGTCCTGTCCGCCGCCGCCGTCGTGGGCGCCGCCGAGAAGAAGGTCATCCGCCTCTGGCAGACGGAGACGGAGCCGCAGACTCTCGCCGTACTTCATCAAACTGCCGCGGAGTACGAGAAGACCCATCCGGACGTGGTCGTCAAGATCGAGGGCCTCGCCTGGGGCGACCTCGAGAAGAAGCTCACCGCCGCGCTCGCCGCCGGCGCGCCGCCCGACGCCGCGCACGGCCAGCCGATCACCTGCGTGTCGTTCGCGGCGAAGGGGCTCCTGCGGCCCGTCGACGACCTCGCCGACGCGATCCCCCGGGACGACCTCGTCGACGCCTTCAGGAACCTCTGCCGCTGGGACGGCAAGACGTACGGCGTCGGCCATTCGCCGGCGTCGTCGGTCTTCGTGTACCGCAAGGACCTGCTCGCCCAGAAGGGCCTCAGGGTGCCGAAGACCTGGGACGAGCTGATCCAGGTGGCCGACGCGCTCCGCGAGGTGAAGGACGGGCAGGTCGTCCGCTACGGGCTCTCGATGACGGGGCAGCCGCTCTTCATCAACATCGCGATCGGCGAGCTCCTCAAGACGAACGGGGGGAGGCTCTTCGACGCCGACGGCCGGCCGACGCTCACCGAGAAGCCCGTGCTCGAGCTGCTCGACTTCTACAAGAAGCTCAACCGCGTGCTGCCGCCGGGTTGGACGGGCCACGGCTACCTCGACACCTTCGCGAACCTCGCCAACGGCAAGGCGGCGATGGTCTACCAGGCCTACGGGCGCGGCGTCGGCTACATCGAGAAGTACGCGCCCAAGGAGATCGCCGACCCCGAGCACTTCGCCGTGGCCGACAAGGTCGTGGGCCCGTCGGGCCGGACGCCCGCGGCGCAGCTCGACTGCGAGCCCTGGATGGTCTTCAAGGACGCCAAGGGCGCCGCCGAGGCCGTGGACTTCCTGAAGTTCTTCTTCCGGGACGACAACTACGTCCCGTACCTCCACTCCGTGCCGATCCACCTGCTGTCGATCAAGAAGTCCACCACGCGGAGCGCGCGGTACGCCGACAACGCGATGATCCGGAAGTGGCGGCCCTGGGTGGACATGCAGGAGAAGTACTTCAAGAACGACTGGATCAAGCCCGTCCTCGTCACGGACTGGGAGGACATGAAGAAGCCCTACCTCCTCGAGGTGATGGGCTCGGGCATCCTCGTGGACATGGTGCTCGACTCGGTGAAGGGCGTGCCCTCCGCCGAGGCGGCCGCGAAGGCGCAGAAGCGGGTCGAGGAGCTGCTGACGAGCTCCGGCTATCTGAAGAAGTAGCGTTGAGCGCGCGGGCGCTGGGAGCGCTGTGGGTCCTCCCGGCGCTCCTCCTCATCGGCGCGCTGACCCTCTATCCGGTCGGTTACGCGGTCTGGCTCTCGTTCTTCGACAAGCACTCGTTCTTCCCCGCCGAGCGCTGGGTCGGGCTCGGCAACTACGCGCGGATCGCCCGCGACGCCGAGTTCTGGGACAGCGTGTGGAAGGGCGTGGTGTACGCCGGGGCGACGACCGCGCTCCAGCTCGTGCTCGGCGTCGCCGCCGCGCTGGTCCTCCACCAGGCGTTCCGCGCCCGGACGCTCGTCCGCGCGCTCGTCCTGTTCCCGTACATGATCCCGACGATCGTCGCCGTGATCGTCTGGCGCTGGCTCCTGAACGAGACCTACGGCCTCGTGGACCACCTCCTGCTCAGCTTCCGGCTCGCGAGCCAGCCGGTCGTGTGGCTCGGCGTGGACCACATGATGACGTCGGTGGTCGCGGTGAGCGTGTGGCAGTTCACGCCGTTCGTGGTCGTGAGCGTGCTCGCGCGGCTCCAGACGATCCCGCCCGAGCTCCACGAGGCGGCGCGCGTGGACGGCGCGTCCGCGTGGTCGCGCTTCCGCCACGTCACGCTCCCCCAGCTCCGCGCGGTCCTCTTCGTCGTGATCCTGCTGCGCTCGATCTGGATGTTCACCAAGTTCGATACCGTGTGGCTCTGGGGCGAGGGGGCGGGCGCCGGGCGCGAGATCCGCACGCTGCCGATCTACGCCTACATGCGGACCTTCACCTACTACCAGGCCGGCTTCGGCGCCGCGCTCTCGGTGCTCATGTTCCTCATGCTCATGGCGGCGACGCTCGTCTACTTCCGCCTCTTCTGGCGCGAGGAGGCGGCGTGAGGCGGCGCGCGTGGCGCGCGTTCGTCCACGCCGCCGCGCTGGGCCTCGCGGCGCAGGCCGTCCTTCCACTGTTATGGATGCTCTCGACGGCGCTCAAGCCGCCCCGCGAGGTCTTCGCGACGCCGCCGACGCTCGTGCCGGCGGCGCCGACGCTCGAGAACTTCGCCCGCCTGCTCCGCGAGACCGCGTTCCTGACGTACTTCTGGAACAGCGTCGTGGTCTCGGGGCTGACGGTGCTCCTCACGCTGGCGGTCGGCGCGCTCGGCGCCTACGGCCTCACGCGCTTCGCGTTCCCCGGGCGCGAGGCGGTGGCGCGGCTCATCCTCTGCACCTACATGTTCGCGCCGATCATGATCGTGGTGCCGATCTACATCATGGCGCGGCGGCTCGGCCTCGTGAACACGCACGCGGCGCTCGTGCTCTCGTACGCCTCATTCTGCCTGCCGTTCGCGCTGTGGCTCCTGCGCGCGTTCTTCCAGTCCATCCCGCTCGAGCTCGAGGAGGCGGCGCTGGTGGACGGCGCGGGGCGCGGGCGCGCGGTGCTCCACGTCGTGCTGCCGCTGGCGCTCCCGGGCCTCATCGCGACGTCGATCTTCACCTTCACTTTGGCCTGGAACGATTACGTCTTCACGCGCATCCTGATCGCGTCGGACGAGCTCAAGACGCTGCCGGTCGGGGTCCAGGACCTCTTCGCGGCGGCGGTCGTGGACTGGGGGCTCGTCATGGCGGCCGGCGTGCTCATCACCATCCCCGCCCTCGCGTTCTTCATGGCGGTGCAGCGCCACCTCGTGGCGGGCTGGGGAACCGGAGGGCTCAAGGGATGACTCCTCGTATCGGGTTCTCGCTCCAGGGCCGTGGCGCGCTCGCCGGTCGCGAAGCGATCACCACGCTGGCCCGCCGGGCCGAGGCGCTCGGCTTCGACTCGATCTTCGTGACCGACCGGCTGCTGATCCCGGTGCGGAGCGCCTCGCCCTATCCGT
This genomic window contains:
- the cobA gene encoding uroporphyrinogen-III C-methyltransferase; translation: MALVGAGPGDPGLITVRGLELLRRADVVVYDRLVHPRLLDEAPRARRIFAGKAAGRHALAQERINALLVTHARRGRRVVRLKGGDPFVFGRGGEEALALARAGVPFEVVPGVTSAVAAPAAAGIPLTHRGLAASFTVVTGHEEACRRESSVDWARLAGAADTLVVLMGVGALPRITRALVAHGRSPATPVALVRWGTTDLQETLVGRLDDIAARAARARLEPPVVAVIGDVVALRERLAWFPEQPLPVSAGAAR
- a CDS encoding peroxiredoxin — its product is MSLRLGDTAPDFTADSTEGQISFHRWIGDSWAILFSHPRDFTPVCTTELGYVARLKPEFDRRHVKPIGLSIDPLDSHKGWAADIKETQGHAPNFPIIADPERKVANLYGMIHPAHDEVYTVRTVFVIDPKKKVRLMITYPQTAGRNFDEILRVIDSLQLTDAHKVATPVNWKQGEDVIIVPAVTDEEAKKQFPKGWRALKPYLRLTPQPK
- a CDS encoding acyl--CoA ligase family protein, giving the protein MSEFRHVYRTELTPVSFLARSAYVFPQKTAVVHGTRRYTYAQLAERANRLAAGLRRAGLQKHDRVAFLCPNIPAMLEAHFGVPAAGGVLVAINIRLNSDEIAYILTHSGSRFLFVDAEFEPVVKPIDLTGITVVRVDDTGSAGDPYEDFLAAGSPAPVESWLEDEDEMLAINYTSGTTGRPKGVMYSHRGAWINALGEVVETAMGFDTRYLWTLPMFHCNGWCFTWGVTAVGGTHVCLRKVEPGRVWDMIDAEGVTHYNGAPTVHIGVINDPKAHTLAHPVTVTVAGAPPSPTLLGKLKELGFRPVHVYGLTETYGPHTVCAWHDEWNALPVDDQARLAARQGQGYALFDLVRVVDGAMNDVPKDAQTLGEVIMRGNNAMLGYFEQRDATAEAFRGGWFHSGDIAVWHPDGYIELRDRKKDIIISGGENISTIEVEQTVAKHPAVLECAVVAIPDEKWGERPKAFVTLKPGQKATEQEVIEFCRHHIAHFKCPAAVEFGDLPKTSTGKVQKFVLREKEWKGKEKRIN
- a CDS encoding LLM class flavin-dependent oxidoreductase; translated protein: MPRLSVLDQSPVRSGGTAADALHETLELAQACDRWGYHRYWLAEHHSTPGLAGSSPEVLIGQVAARTARIRVGAGGIMLQHYSPLKVAECFRVLETLFPGRIDLGIGRAPGADALTARALRDDASLERFPAEVADVVGFLRGSLPPEHPYARVIAMPSGPGTPEIWLLGSSDQSAMVAAHLGLGFSFAHFINDEGGVDVTRAYARDFRPSELLPAPRASVAVFTVCADTEAEALRLAKSRDLFIARLYTGRRGRYPSVEEAESHPYTAHERAIVEHARRRTIAGAPEQVRDRLLALASAYGVDELVVVTITHDGKARLRSYELLAQVFGLAEPPPPA
- a CDS encoding sugar ABC transporter substrate-binding protein; amino-acid sequence: MAGRRCLAAVAAAAVLSAAAVVGAAEKKVIRLWQTETEPQTLAVLHQTAAEYEKTHPDVVVKIEGLAWGDLEKKLTAALAAGAPPDAAHGQPITCVSFAAKGLLRPVDDLADAIPRDDLVDAFRNLCRWDGKTYGVGHSPASSVFVYRKDLLAQKGLRVPKTWDELIQVADALREVKDGQVVRYGLSMTGQPLFINIAIGELLKTNGGRLFDADGRPTLTEKPVLELLDFYKKLNRVLPPGWTGHGYLDTFANLANGKAAMVYQAYGRGVGYIEKYAPKEIADPEHFAVADKVVGPSGRTPAAQLDCEPWMVFKDAKGAAEAVDFLKFFFRDDNYVPYLHSVPIHLLSIKKSTTRSARYADNAMIRKWRPWVDMQEKYFKNDWIKPVLVTDWEDMKKPYLLEVMGSGILVDMVLDSVKGVPSAEAAAKAQKRVEELLTSSGYLKK
- a CDS encoding sugar ABC transporter permease, giving the protein MSARALGALWVLPALLLIGALTLYPVGYAVWLSFFDKHSFFPAERWVGLGNYARIARDAEFWDSVWKGVVYAGATTALQLVLGVAAALVLHQAFRARTLVRALVLFPYMIPTIVAVIVWRWLLNETYGLVDHLLLSFRLASQPVVWLGVDHMMTSVVAVSVWQFTPFVVVSVLARLQTIPPELHEAARVDGASAWSRFRHVTLPQLRAVLFVVILLRSIWMFTKFDTVWLWGEGAGAGREIRTLPIYAYMRTFTYYQAGFGAALSVLMFLMLMAATLVYFRLFWREEAA
- a CDS encoding carbohydrate ABC transporter permease, coding for MRRRAWRAFVHAAALGLAAQAVLPLLWMLSTALKPPREVFATPPTLVPAAPTLENFARLLRETAFLTYFWNSVVVSGLTVLLTLAVGALGAYGLTRFAFPGREAVARLILCTYMFAPIMIVVPIYIMARRLGLVNTHAALVLSYASFCLPFALWLLRAFFQSIPLELEEAALVDGAGRGRAVLHVVLPLALPGLIATSIFTFTLAWNDYVFTRILIASDELKTLPVGVQDLFAAAVVDWGLVMAAGVLITIPALAFFMAVQRHLVAGWGTGGLKG